A part of Ziziphus jujuba cultivar Dongzao chromosome 8, ASM3175591v1 genomic DNA contains:
- the LOC107414679 gene encoding glutamate receptor 2.7: protein MKMKATKTGVSSSLLFFLFAISIGTLFSADFAAAQNTTTTTQPISVGVVIDFERWVGKLGLSCIEMALSDFYASLGYNYKTRLHINARDSKNDVIGAASAALDLIKNAQVKAIIGPQTSMQANFVVDLGEKAQVPIISFSATTPSLNTRSSYFFRATECVTTQIKAITSLVQAFGWRQVVPVYVDDIYEEGLIPSLTEALQQIDAGVPYRSLISPKANEDQIEKELYKLMSMQSRVFILHTSSDMGSRLLTKAKEIGMMEEGYVWIMTNGMTNNLFQLKSNSSIMNSMQGTLGIKTHVPKTNKLKDFRARWKRKFRQDNPDIHDIELNVFGLWAYDAAIALARAVEEVGIGKWDFKKDNNVSENQNTDLESFGVSQNGHKISEALTRVRFTGLVGDFRFVNRQLDVSTFEIINVNGNWERVVGFWTPEKGLVRNLSSTTTSNKMNLRDNLGPIIWPGEPSSTPKGWEMPINGKKLKIGVPPKRGFNEFVDVKYNNATNRTEFHGYCIDVFEAVVNALPFGLAYEFSAFAKPNGDINGTYDDLVYQVHLGNFDAVVGDVTIRFNRSLHVDFTLPFTESGVTMIVPVKDKRSKNPWVFLKPLTRDLWVTTFCFFVFVGFVVWVLEHRINEDFRGPPSHQIGTSFWFSFSTMVFSHRERVVSNLARFVVTVWIFVVLILTRSYTASLTSLLTVQQLQPTVTDLNQLLKNGENVGYLKDSFVLGLLKGLGFPESKLKTYESSEELELLFKKKKEEGGIAAVLDEYPYMKLFLAKYGSKYAMVEPSFKTDGFGFVFPKGSPLVPDISRAILTVTERGTTKEIEKKLFRQVTNYQDFNSQVSSNVLGLESFWGLFLIAGVASLSALIVFAAIFIYQQRQIITDSDRVDSIWEKVLEMLRIYDHKDLSSHTFKKNAEVE, encoded by the exons CTTCTTTCTCTTCGCCATCTCTATAGGGACATTGTTCTCCGCAGACTTCGCCGCAGCACAAAATACGACAACAACCACACAGCCAATAAGTGTGGGCGTGGTGATTGATTTCGAAAGATGGGTTGGAAAATTGGGGTTGAGTTGCATAGAAATGGCTCTTTCCGATTTCTATGCCTCTCTTGGCTATAACTACAAAACCAGGCTTCATATCAATGCCAGGGATTCCAAAAATGACGTAATCGGAGCTGCTTCTGCAG CTCTAGACCTGATAAAGAATGCACAAGTTAAAGCCATAATAGGGCCTCAGACATCCATGCAGGCCAATTTTGTTGTCGATCTTGGTGAAAAAGCTCAAGTTCCTATCATATCTTTCTCAGCTACCACACCCTCTCTCAACACCAGGAGTTCATACTTCTTCAGAGCTACAGAATGCGTAACAACTCAAATTAAAGCCATTACTTCACTGGTTCAAGCCTTTGGATGGAGACAAGTCGTCCCTGTTTATGTGGACGACATATATGAAGAAGGACTGATACCTTCTCTCACTGAAGCTCTGCAACAGATCGATGCTGGTGTCCCTTACAGGAGTCTCATTTCTCCGAAAGCCAACGAGGATCAAATAGAAAAAGAGCTTTACAAGCTGATGTCAATGCAGAGCAGAGTTTTCATTCTCCATACGTCTTCTGATATGGGTTCTAGGCTTTTAACAAAGGCAAAAGAGATTGGTATGATGGAAGAAGGATATGTTTGGATAATGACAAATGGCATGACTAATAATCTTTTTCAATTGAAATCCAATTCTTCGATCATGAATTCTATGCAAGGGACATTGGGTATAAAGACCCATGTCCCGAAGACAAATAAGCTTAAAGACTTCAGAGCTCGATGGAAGAGGAAATTTCGGCAGGACAATCCAGACATACATGATATTGAACTGAATGTTTTCGGATTATGGGCTTATGATGCTGCCATAGCTCTGGCTAGAGCAGTTGAAGAGGTTGGGATTGGAAAGTGGGACTTCAAGAAGGACAACAATGTTTCAGAAAACCAAAATACAGACCTTGAGTCATTTGGGGTTTCTCAAAATGGTCACAAAATCAGTGAAGCATTAACAAGGGTGAGATTCACTGGTTTGGTAGGAGATTTCAGATTTGTCAACAGGCAGTTAGATGTTTCAACTTTCGAGATAATCAATGTCAATGGTAATTGGGAAAGAGTGGTCGGATTTTGGACACCCGAGAAGGGATTGGTAAGAAATTTGAGTTCGACAACCACGAGCAACAAAATGAATTTGAGAGATAATTTGGGACCAATTATATGGCCTGGTGAACCTTCATCAACTCCAAAAGGATGGGAGATGCCGATAAACgggaaaaagttgaaaattggtgttccACCCAAACGTGGTTTCAATGAGTTTGTTGACGTGAAATATAATAATGCAACAAACAGAACCGAATTCCATGGCTACTGCATAGACGTCTTTGAGGCCGTAGTGAATGCTTTGCCTTTTGGTCTTGCCTATGAATTTAGTGCGTTTGCGAAGCCAAATGGTGATATTAACGGTACTTATGATGATTTGGTCTATCAAGTGCACCTTGGG AACTTCGATGCTGTGGTTGGTGACGTAACGATTAGATTCAACAGATCCTTGCATGTAGACTTCACACTGCCATTCACAGAATCTGGTGTGACAATGATCGTTCCGGTTAAAGACAAACGGAGCAAAAACCCATGGGTTTTCTTGAAGCCTTTGACGCGGGATCTTTGGGTGACAACTTTTTGCTTCTTTGTCTTCGTCGGTTTTGTTGTTTGGGTCCTTGAGCATCGGATAAATGAAGATTTTCGAGGTCCTCCTTCACACCAAATTGGCACAAGCTTCTGGTTCTCCTTCTCAACCATGGTCTTCTCTCATC GGGAGAGAGTGGTTAGCAACTTGGCGAGGTTTGTGGTAACAGTATGGATATTTGTGGTGTTAATACTGACTCGGAGTTACACTGCAAGTCTAACCTCACTTCTAACAGTCCAACAACTCCAGCCAACTGTGACGGACTTAAACCAGTTGCTTAAAAACGGAGAGAATGTGGGTTACCTCAAAgattcttttgttttaggacTTTTGAAAGGTCTCGGATTTCCCGAATCCAAGCTTAAGACTTATGAATCCTCGGAAGAAttagaattattatttaaaaagaaaaaagaagaaggtggGATCGCTGCTGTTTTAGATGAATATCCCTACATGAAACTCTTCCTTGCAAAGTATGGCTCGAAATATGCAATGGTTGAACCctcatttaaaactgatggctTTGGCTTT GTTTTTCCAAAAGGCTCGCCTCTGGTGCCAGATATTTCAAGGGCAATCTTAACTGTAACAGAGCGAGGCACAACAAaggaaatagaaaagaaattgtTTAGGCAAGTAACTAATTACCAAGACTTTAACTCACAAGTTTCCTCAAACGTTCTTGGTCTTGAAAGCTTTTGGGGTTTATTTCTCATTGCTGGAGTTGCTTCACTCTCAGCTCTCATAGTATTTGCGGCTATATTTATCTATCAGCAAAGGCAAATCATCACTGATTCTGATAGAGTGGATTCAATATGGGAAAAAGTACTCGAAATGCTAAGAATCTACGACCACAAGGACTTGAGTTCGCATACTTTTAAGAAGAATGCTGAAGTTGAATAA
- the LOC132799255 gene encoding uncharacterized protein LOC132799255 isoform X2: MTSRNCLSTSASTSAPSLGSIPKRTSITLGTVLIVLAGKGKRVVFLKQLSFGLLLVGKTDPYVILSLRVQVIRSKKNSETIVIGPPGEPIWNQSSTIELCMEKQILNLFKLTGRTWKRNHELWSSEIRIMRTTELAAAEEKLHELERQKEEMLRFGSLASLLQRLQDMIEELINKGYER; this comes from the exons ATGACGTCAAGAAACTGCCTGTCAACAAGCGCAAGCACAAGCGCACCAAGCTTAGGTTCAATTCcgaaaag GACTAGTATTACACTGGGGACGGTGTTGATTGTGTTGGCTGGGAAAGGGAAGAGAGTTGTATTCCTGAAGCAACTTTCATTCGGCTTGCTTCTGGTGG GCAAGACCGATCCATATGTTATTTTAAGCCTAAGGGTCCAAGTCATACGCAGCAAAAAGAACAGCGAAACCATAGTCATTGGACCTCCTGGTGAACCAATTTGGAATCAG tcGAGCACAATTGAATTATGCATGGAGAAACAGATCCTGAATTTATTTAAACTCACAGGGAGAACTTGGAAAAGGAACCATGAATTATGGAGCTCAGAAATCAG AATTATGAGAACAACAGAGTTGGCTGCTGCAGAGGAGAAGCTACATGAGCTTGAGAGACAAAAGGAAGAAATGTTGAGGTTCGGTTCCCTTGCTTCCCTTCTCCAAAGGCTTCAAG ACATGATTGAAGAATTAATCAACAAGGGGTATGAACGTTGA
- the LOC132799255 gene encoding uncharacterized protein LOC132799255 isoform X1: MYHKRGLWAIKAKKGGVFPRHDSKPATENPPQKPPKFYPANDVKKLPVNKRKHKRTKLRTSITLGTVLIVLAGKGKRVVFLKQLSFGLLLVGKTDPYVILSLRVQVIRSKKNSETIVIGPPGEPIWNQSSTIELCMEKQILNLFKLTGRTWKRNHELWSSEIRIMRTTELAAAEEKLHELERQKEEMLRFGSLASLLQRLQDMIEELINKGYER, from the exons ATGTACCACAAGAGAGGACTTTGGGCTATCAAGGCCAAAAAAGGCGGCGTTTTCCCTCGCCACGATTCGAAGCCTGCCACAGAGAACCCACCTCAGAAACCTCCCAAGTTCTACCCCGCTAATGACGTCAAGAAACTGCCTGTCAACAAGCGCAAGCACAAGCGCACCAAGCTTAG GACTAGTATTACACTGGGGACGGTGTTGATTGTGTTGGCTGGGAAAGGGAAGAGAGTTGTATTCCTGAAGCAACTTTCATTCGGCTTGCTTCTGGTGG GCAAGACCGATCCATATGTTATTTTAAGCCTAAGGGTCCAAGTCATACGCAGCAAAAAGAACAGCGAAACCATAGTCATTGGACCTCCTGGTGAACCAATTTGGAATCAG tcGAGCACAATTGAATTATGCATGGAGAAACAGATCCTGAATTTATTTAAACTCACAGGGAGAACTTGGAAAAGGAACCATGAATTATGGAGCTCAGAAATCAG AATTATGAGAACAACAGAGTTGGCTGCTGCAGAGGAGAAGCTACATGAGCTTGAGAGACAAAAGGAAGAAATGTTGAGGTTCGGTTCCCTTGCTTCCCTTCTCCAAAGGCTTCAAG ACATGATTGAAGAATTAATCAACAAGGGGTATGAACGTTGA
- the LOC132799255 gene encoding large ribosomal subunit protein eL6z-like isoform X3, with protein sequence MYHKRGLWAIKAKKGGVFPRHDSKPATENPPQKPPKFYPANDVKKLPVNKRKHKRTKLRTSITLGTVLIVLAGKGKRVVFLKQLSFGLLLVGKTDPYVILSLRVQVIRSKKNSETIVIGPPGEPIWNQGELGKGTMNYGAQKSEL encoded by the exons ATGTACCACAAGAGAGGACTTTGGGCTATCAAGGCCAAAAAAGGCGGCGTTTTCCCTCGCCACGATTCGAAGCCTGCCACAGAGAACCCACCTCAGAAACCTCCCAAGTTCTACCCCGCTAATGACGTCAAGAAACTGCCTGTCAACAAGCGCAAGCACAAGCGCACCAAGCTTAG GACTAGTATTACACTGGGGACGGTGTTGATTGTGTTGGCTGGGAAAGGGAAGAGAGTTGTATTCCTGAAGCAACTTTCATTCGGCTTGCTTCTGGTGG GCAAGACCGATCCATATGTTATTTTAAGCCTAAGGGTCCAAGTCATACGCAGCAAAAAGAACAGCGAAACCATAGTCATTGGACCTCCTGGTGAACCAATTTGGAATCAG GGAGAACTTGGAAAAGGAACCATGAATTATGGAGCTCAGAAATCAG AATTATGA